AAATTGATAAAGAAGAATTTGTAGATATGATGGTGTATGATGGATGCTTTGTTGTTCAGCTAATCCTGGAGGATCATCAATATGATTTTAGGAAACTGGGACGATATATTTCTGCTGAAATATTCCAGGATTTATTACTTCTAGAAAACCAGCTTCCTTTCTTTGTGCTTTTGAAGTTGTATAGCATGATAAACCCAAATCCTGGACCTACAGGACATTTTAATGTCTTGGCTACATCTGCTCTTAATTTTTTCGGCAAAGATTCCTGCTCCTTACCCATAAATACTACTAGTACCAGGCATCTTCTAGACTTGGTACATTCTACTTTCCAACCTTCAGAAATCCAAGAAAAAGTAGTAAAAGTACCATGCTGCGTTCCAAAAAATACTTGTATCAAGCATCTTCTACGCTTGGTACGTACTACTTCCCACCCTTCAGAAACCCAAGCTGAAGTAGAAAGCTCACGGAACTCGATGCCTAGCGCAACAGAGCTGGAAGATGCAGGAATCCATTTACTAAGTGTCCCGCCTATCCCAGAAATGCAAATCCAGGAGCAATGGAAAGAGTGCATGTTTGGTATAACGTTTGACAAGGGCACCAAAGAACTCAAGATTCCAACCTTACAAGTAGACGATTTCACAGAGCGTTTCTTTCGAAATTATATGGCCTACGAACAATTCTTACCATCGGGGGAGCCAATTTACTTTGTTGATTATGTGGCATTCATAGATGATCTCATCAACACAAGCAAGGATGTGGAGCTACTCCGTAAAAGTGGAATTATTGATAATTTGCTAGGAAACGATGAAGCAGTTACCCAAATGTTTAACAAATTGGGTAACTTCATTCATTACAGCCCAGAAAGCTTCTACTATAACGAAATAGCTAATCAAGTGAACGACCATTGCAAGAAAAAATGGAACATATGGAAggcaaaattaaagaaagattaTTTTCACACTCCCTGGTCGCCCATATCATTTCTTGCTGCGCTTGTCTTGCTCCTGCTTACTATACTACAAACTACATTTTCGATTCTTTCTTATAATCAGCAGAGGCAGTTAGACTACTGAAGCCAAAGTGTATCATATGAAGTAAGTATAAGCTACTAGACCTAAGAGTTAGTGTCATATCTCATCTTCATGTAGAGGTATAATTCTTTTGGTTTTGTTAATCATGGATTCATTTTGTATGTATGTTTCACAGATCATCGCCACCTTTTCCTGGTGCTCTGGATTGTTGATCAGGGGGTTGATTTCTTCTATATGTGAGTTTTTGAATTTCAGGCAGCACTTGGTGACTGCCATTCAAAGGTGTCATCttgtttctaatttaatttctaggCTAGAGACTGTATGTAGTAGTTGCCTTTGTGGATTCCTCTGTTCATATCACCTAATTTGTATCTGTCCAATAACCATCAGATTTGTCTATCAgtaaagtgtaacacccctaacccagcCTAGActttatggccgaatctgggtGCGTTACGAAGAAGGGTTgtaaaattatatcttttaagcTAAATCGTATTGTTTTATTAGTTTACCAATTAGAGTCTTAATATCCGAAAAAACTTGAGTTTATAATCTTAATTGAAACCATTTTAAGTTATCAAGAATTTGCAACGGaagtttaaaaaatgttttgcTCGAAACCAAGCTCGTGTTTCTCAAAACCACTTGTTAAAATCATTTGTTTGCATAAAGTGTTTTTGTCAAAGTTGtggaaaagaaagcaaaatgaaatccaaatccaaaagttaaaacCATATAGTCGAGAGAGTCCAAAAATTTACAGACTCATaagaaaattagattttaaaataaaaccattattattaaataaaaatggatcTCGATCGAGTGGTCACCCCTGAGCTATGTACTTGTCTAGGTACAGCTTTAGCAGTTTGAAGCGTACACCTTCCCCGGGCAAAGGTAATTATCTTTAGGTTCAAATAGTgtatttttctactttttatagtatatatatatatatatatatatatatatatatatataaacacaattGATTGgtaatataaattcaatcaaacacttaCGATATGTTTGGTTCGTTGGAATAAAATAGAGCTGTAGTGAAATTTATTCTGTAGGAATGAAATTTGGTTCGCTTTCGAATAAAATAGAGCTGTAGTAGAATTTATTCTGTAGGAATGAAATAAAAGTGTTATGGGATGTAATAACTATAACAATAGTTTGGTTAAATGGAATGAAATAAACATGTAATAACATTACTTTGTTTGGTTGAGTAAACTAATATGacataatgtcaaatttaactcttaatgtttacatattttatcaatttgactcttattcttttatttagctaaatttggccttcaactttttaaaagaataaaatttgactatcaacattttgaaaagagtcgaaatgattttttaactaaaatactaactaaaatattaaatttttaaacacaaattgcacgatttttaaaatttttatgaacttttatatattttagggtaaactatacccatggtcacttttgtttacgttttagtcacttatgtatgaaatgttacgttttagtcatttacgttatcatgttgtaacattttagtcactaagccaTTAATCGTCGTTAATGGTGTtacggtaagctgacgtggcacgttaaatcatcatttcaaacaaaattttgggttaaattatacaattgatccccatatttttttcgttttaagtaatttaattttttttcttttatgttctttaaactttcctctttttttccattctcttttgtttctccctctgttttcatacctttcccatttcttttaacatattaggaagtcgaattggcaatgaaaaaagaagtaggaagtcgactgtcatcatttgcctataactaaaacccataaacccataccatgcttctttTTTCACTACCAATTCAACTTCCtggtatgttaaaagaaataaagaaggtagaaaaacagagggagaagtagaagagaatgaaaaaaaaaagaaaaaaaaagaaagaaagttaaaagaacataaaagaattaaattgctcaaaacgaaaaattatggggaccaattgtataatttaacctaaagtttttgtttgaaatgatgatttaacgtgccacgtcagcttatcattacaccattaacaacaattaacggctcagtgactaaaatgttacagcacgataacgtaagtgactaaaatataacatttcaaacataagtgactgaaatataacctaaggtaaacaaaagtgaccatgagtgtagtttaccctatattttaatattaattttataatttttaaattatttgttgatgtgacatataagacaaatgATGTTATATTAGCATGATGTGTACATGAATTGTCATGCAAGTTATCAAGCtgataacattaaaaattaatgttcgttataattttcgttaaaaaatgcaatttgactttttaaaaggtcaatggtcaaatttaactttaaaaaaaaagaataagggtcaatgtgataaaaatgtaaatgttgagggctaaaCTTATCATTATGCTTAATAACATTGCAGAATAGATAAGGAATATGttaaaatgacaattttatccttaaactaaaaaaattatttatattagggAGGGATCCATTTACACCGATATAAAACTTGTGGTTTTACACCTTCCATaatttttatacgattaatACTTTAACAATATAacctttgaatttatcaatacatttgtacttgtcatgcaGATAAATTTTTGAATCAATCGACATCTCTAtcatattgatctaaaatattgtttatattaatatatattttatggtcaaattttttacataaaacgaatagttagaaatatttaatttataccaAACTTGACATGCATAATTTACATGAATGAAGAGTAGAAGATGACAATTggattgttaaattattaatcataaaaaattacaaaagagtGAAACCAATTAAGTTTTACTCGATAAGTGGATCCATTAgtttaagtaaatattattttatgtttaaaaattaaataaaattttaataaaatttgaaattataataattaataacattaaaaatagggTTTAGTAGCAATAAAAGCCCATTTCCGAAGTTTTTCATCTTCACCACAATTTCTGAGCTCTCCAACTAAACACAataatttctctcttttttttttcaagttcaaCTGTTACAAGAATGCTAACAAGATCCATATATGTAGCACCACTAGTGTGGTTATGTCAAAGAGAATGAtccagcaaaataaaaaaaatattatttttatggcGGTCACGCATTattaaaaaactatttaaaaagaaactgtgaaaaaaaattgtggAAGGTGGTGGCGTCATTCTCTATGGTATcacctaataaaataataatttcacttttacactgaaaaataaaaaaatttctgacACTAGTGTCGCCATTCTATATGGCTCtaccaaataaaatatcaaatttaaatttaaatttaaaaaactcatttaaaaaaaagttgacaTATTACACTAGTGGCACCATTTTTTATAACTccactaaataaaatattattttttatttttaaataaaaaaaaaagaaaaccctaccACATTAAAGTGGTGGTGCCATTCTCTATGGCTCCACcaccattatttattttttatccccCTAATTATTGAGAAATATCAATATTTCCCTAATATTTACACAGGTGGCGCCGTTCTCTATGACTTCAacaaaataattgattttttttattttaatgactAATGTGGCATGTTGGTGGCACTAATCTCTTTGACTCCACTAACTTTTACTATTCAATTTAGGTCATTTACGCACATAATAAAAAgtggataattttgtaattaatcaaaattttagggtatttttataaaaaaaactttattcaATGTATTGTTatgaaaaaatatgagaaataatACATTTGGaggaaataaaaggaaatatgttttatttccGTATTAAAAGAGAAGTTGgctacaaattttaaaaagatgataGCAAAGAAGAAGGACCATTTTGGAACTCAAATGTAAAATGCGGTTGAAGGGGTGGGTGGACAAttcaagaaagaaaatgaaacagtGGACCCCATGaatagtatataaattcaagtaACCACAAAACAAATGTTGTTAGCTTCTTTCTTGGTCTACTATTTCcactatatttaaaaataatataataaagtataagaaaatattctatttgtttttagctaaaaattttattgatgctaaaaacttaattttaggATCATTatagtaataattaatttatattttggaattaaCTTGACTTGGCCCACAAAAGAGTTGATGAGTCACGACTGCAAATAATAGatatctataatttatataaaataataagtttggAGAAATTTTGAACCaacaatgatatttttattatattattaagttgatattttaaaatttattatagtatttttactgtaataattataatattttattagatgTAATTATATCTTCTTTATTTAGTTTTAGGTTGTAATATGGTATtgttagttatatatatttgtgaaataaaaatgataaatttaattatatgaatttaataacaaatttagtagTGTTTTTTAGAGTCATACTTTtggataaaatgaaaataaaattttaattaattattattgactagtaataaatattttgaaaaataaaaacattaatgtattatattagAACTCTCCTTAttactatatttattaattattaatttattttatgtacttCCACCTACCTACTTgactatatttattaattattaattagttttatgtGCTTCCACCCATCAGCCTACCTCTTAGTTGGctatatttatcaattattaatttgttttatgtacTTCACCTACCAACCTGACATCTTAATTTGCTATATAGTTCCAcgttttaataattatatatttaaaaataatatataaaaataaaaaaatatatgatttaaaactaataataacaacaacacatatataatgaaatgaaatacgAAATATACTTGTGTAATGAtattaaataccaaaaaaaaaatcaaagcaaagCATTGATTGTTGGggtaaatttgatattttatttgtctaataaaattgaaatgtacaaaatattaaaataaaattttgattgaagtgataaagaaaatattttatttgttttatacatttataattttatagatgCAGGTGATATGGGttcaaatattaatatctataaattctttatttgtctttttaaatataaaagactaaaatatcattataataatataatttatttaaaatatgaaagattattttaataattttccttgGTTGATTTGGTATCAAGTTGACTCGTGAAATTAACTCAATCTGTAATAtcctatttttcagtggtgttgtaaac
The nucleotide sequence above comes from Gossypium raimondii isolate GPD5lz chromosome 13, ASM2569854v1, whole genome shotgun sequence. Encoded proteins:
- the LOC105784552 gene encoding UPF0481 protein At3g47200 isoform X1, which translates into the protein MEQMGRSYLKEMRSYSDIEKGDVKHGVSSSQEKMTPENSDLANPPSQEEESTIIFKVRHRLREVNEKAYEPNVIPIGPYHYRKAHLARMEDFKKWWFENFVQEPHLGIDQFREAISPLEEKIRNCYEQPLSFNYKDEKIDKEEFVDMMVYDGCFVVQLILEDHQYDFRKLGRYISAEIFQDLLLLENQLPFFVLLKLYSMINPNPGPTGHFNVLATSALNFFGKDSCSLPINTTSTRHLLDLVHSTFQPSEIQEKVVKVPCCVPKNTCIKHLLRLVRTTSHPSETQAEVESSRNSMPSATELEDAGIHLLSVPPIPEMQIQEQWKECMFGITFDKGTKELKIPTLQVDDFTERFFRNYMAYEQFLPSGEPIYFVDYVAFIDDLINTSKDVELLRKSGIIDNLLGNDEAVTQMFNKLGNFIHYSPESFYYNEIANQVNDHCKKKWNIWKAKLKKDYFHTPWSPISFLAALVLLLLTILQTTFSILSYNQQRQLDY
- the LOC105784552 gene encoding UPF0481 protein At3g47200 isoform X2; amino-acid sequence: MGRSYLKEMRSYSDIEKGDVKHGVSSSQEKMTPENSDLANPPSQEEESTIIFKVRHRLREVNEKAYEPNVIPIGPYHYRKAHLARMEDFKKWWFENFVQEPHLGIDQFREAISPLEEKIRNCYEQPLSFNYKDEKIDKEEFVDMMVYDGCFVVQLILEDHQYDFRKLGRYISAEIFQDLLLLENQLPFFVLLKLYSMINPNPGPTGHFNVLATSALNFFGKDSCSLPINTTSTRHLLDLVHSTFQPSEIQEKVVKVPCCVPKNTCIKHLLRLVRTTSHPSETQAEVESSRNSMPSATELEDAGIHLLSVPPIPEMQIQEQWKECMFGITFDKGTKELKIPTLQVDDFTERFFRNYMAYEQFLPSGEPIYFVDYVAFIDDLINTSKDVELLRKSGIIDNLLGNDEAVTQMFNKLGNFIHYSPESFYYNEIANQVNDHCKKKWNIWKAKLKKDYFHTPWSPISFLAALVLLLLTILQTTFSILSYNQQRQLDY